One part of the Corallococcus caeni genome encodes these proteins:
- a CDS encoding NAD-dependent epimerase/dehydratase family protein — protein sequence MLVAGGAGFVGSTLARVLTDLGARVVSFDDYSTGSRANLPQHPRVEAVEGDASDAFQLIEVMRVREIELVFNCIGDTFVPEAYQFPQRFFERNVLATLNVLRAAKESGVKRVLHVSSTEVYGETGAEPTDESCALQPLNTYAVSKLAADRLCYTYHLEHALPVIVARIFNCYGPRATHPYVIPEIIRQLHEGPRLRLGNLEVERDFTHVEDTARALVAVMASDLPDGDAVNVGTGQAHSVASLVKRLAVIMGVTNVQVDVDAARLRRHDIRRFCADNGKLRRATGWEPRVSIDEGLRQTVAWFRENGCRWSWMRPH from the coding sequence GTGCTCGTGGCGGGGGGAGCGGGCTTCGTCGGCTCGACTCTCGCGCGGGTGCTGACCGACCTAGGCGCGCGGGTGGTCTCGTTCGACGACTACTCCACCGGATCTCGCGCGAACCTGCCCCAGCATCCGCGAGTCGAGGCCGTCGAAGGCGATGCGAGTGACGCGTTCCAGTTGATTGAGGTCATGCGCGTGCGCGAGATCGAGCTCGTGTTCAACTGCATCGGTGACACATTCGTACCCGAGGCGTACCAATTTCCGCAGCGGTTCTTCGAGCGGAACGTGCTGGCCACGCTGAACGTGCTTCGCGCGGCGAAGGAGAGCGGAGTGAAGCGCGTGCTCCACGTCTCCTCAACGGAGGTGTACGGGGAGACGGGCGCCGAGCCCACGGACGAGAGCTGCGCGCTGCAGCCCTTGAACACCTACGCCGTCTCGAAGCTGGCAGCGGACCGCCTCTGCTACACCTATCACCTTGAGCACGCTCTCCCGGTAATCGTCGCGCGTATCTTCAATTGTTACGGGCCGCGTGCGACCCACCCGTACGTCATTCCCGAGATCATCAGGCAGCTCCACGAGGGCCCGCGGCTGCGGCTCGGCAACCTGGAGGTGGAGCGCGACTTCACGCACGTCGAGGACACCGCGCGTGCGCTGGTGGCGGTAATGGCGTCGGACCTGCCCGACGGCGACGCGGTCAACGTAGGCACCGGTCAGGCGCACTCTGTGGCGTCGCTCGTGAAACGCCTCGCGGTGATCATGGGCGTGACAAATGTCCAAGTGGACGTAGACGCTGCGCGGCTTCGCCGTCATGACATTCGACGGTTCTGCGCCGACAACGGCAAGCTCCGGAGGGCGACCGGCTGGGAGCCGCGCGTCTCCATCGACGAGGGGTTGAGGCAGACGGTTGCGTGGTTTCGCGAGAACGGGTGTCGCTGGTCATGGATGCGTCCCCATTGA
- a CDS encoding HesA/MoeB/ThiF family protein, translated as MLFPGHQSALHHLHWRSFDSWGLAYRELSADELNGAALGWELVWPRSVRVHYLLGADAPYGTPTVRVTAPTEARTRWRHIEKDGTACLLAPGQSWMPLLHPAAIDGVLRAISRIIELNLRRSGDPPDAVAARHRWVDSGVHAWSLLNPERGDSNAVATLLHGRWIIASTRHDLEAWMSHRGMRSEEVVDSVVVHVQDFAEVPRDARSLDGHARRAVEGGGVAVYVVPTEAGPLLVAVALGPSGVLMRVRVDRADRRWLHERGGGGLPAEISEAHVAIVGCGSLGSGVAEILARAGVGRLTLVDPDSLSWDNVARHALGGSAVGRSKASELASRLRAHLPTTPRVVGLPHRWQEVAADRSRALAANLIVGTMAAWPDDLALAEWARARDIPLVLGWLEPSATAGHAISLRGRCLACHFTPRGRFRRAATQWPDESPIRLADGCHEHFLPYGYADVVPIQSSIARLSLEVLTAESAEATHRALLPSLLAVEALGARASRDAADLQGQLPTTVVWAEHRRGWPVDPGCWHCGGIG; from the coding sequence ATGCTCTTTCCGGGCCACCAATCCGCACTGCATCACCTCCATTGGCGCAGTTTTGACTCCTGGGGGCTTGCCTACCGCGAGCTCTCCGCCGACGAGTTGAACGGAGCCGCACTCGGCTGGGAGCTGGTGTGGCCACGCTCGGTCCGGGTTCATTACCTGTTGGGCGCCGATGCCCCATACGGCACTCCGACCGTGCGGGTGACCGCGCCCACCGAGGCGCGCACTCGCTGGCGGCACATCGAAAAGGACGGAACCGCGTGCTTGCTGGCGCCCGGACAGAGCTGGATGCCACTGCTGCATCCGGCCGCTATCGACGGCGTGCTTCGCGCGATCTCGCGGATCATTGAGCTCAACCTTCGTCGCAGCGGCGATCCACCCGATGCCGTTGCTGCGCGACATCGCTGGGTGGATTCGGGCGTGCACGCTTGGTCGTTGCTCAACCCCGAGCGCGGCGACTCGAATGCTGTGGCAACTCTGCTACACGGGCGATGGATCATCGCCTCAACGCGCCACGACCTCGAAGCGTGGATGAGCCATCGTGGCATGCGCAGCGAGGAAGTCGTGGATAGCGTTGTAGTCCACGTCCAGGACTTCGCGGAAGTTCCGCGCGACGCCAGGTCTCTCGACGGTCACGCCCGGAGGGCGGTCGAGGGTGGCGGCGTCGCGGTGTATGTGGTTCCGACCGAAGCAGGACCGCTGCTGGTGGCCGTCGCGCTCGGCCCGTCTGGTGTGCTCATGCGCGTGCGTGTCGACCGCGCGGACCGGCGATGGCTGCACGAGCGGGGCGGCGGCGGTCTTCCGGCCGAAATTTCGGAAGCCCACGTCGCCATCGTAGGATGCGGGTCGCTCGGAAGCGGCGTGGCCGAGATACTGGCGCGCGCGGGTGTGGGCCGCTTGACTCTCGTCGATCCCGATTCGCTCTCGTGGGACAACGTCGCGCGCCATGCCCTTGGGGGTTCGGCGGTGGGCCGGTCGAAGGCGAGCGAGCTCGCGTCGCGACTGCGGGCGCACCTTCCGACGACCCCGCGCGTCGTCGGCCTGCCGCACCGCTGGCAAGAGGTCGCCGCCGATCGTTCGCGAGCGCTCGCAGCGAACCTCATCGTCGGCACCATGGCGGCGTGGCCAGATGACTTGGCGCTCGCGGAGTGGGCACGCGCCCGAGACATTCCGCTGGTCCTCGGCTGGTTGGAGCCAAGCGCAACAGCAGGCCATGCGATTTCGCTGCGGGGACGATGCCTCGCCTGCCACTTTACGCCGCGCGGTAGGTTCCGTCGCGCCGCCACGCAATGGCCGGACGAATCGCCAATCCGGCTCGCGGATGGGTGCCACGAGCACTTCCTCCCATATGGCTATGCTGACGTCGTCCCAATCCAGAGCTCGATCGCGCGTCTCTCGCTTGAGGTCCTCACCGCTGAGTCGGCGGAGGCAACGCACCGGGCACTGCTGCCGTCGCTTCTCGCAGTGGAGGCGCTGGGTGCACGCGCCTCGCGCGACGCGGCCGATCTGCAGGGGCAACTCCCTACGACGGTGGTCTGGGCCGAGCATCGTCGGGGCTGGCCCGTGGATCCGGGCTGCTGGCACTGTGGGGGGATCGGGTGA
- a CDS encoding glycosyltransferase family 32 protein: MSLIPARLHYCWFGRNAEPHRELRAGWRALHPGAEIVRWDESNAPVDHPYLAAVLQRGRYSKAADFMRLWLMIHHGGIYLDTDVECLRSLEPLRTRAFFVGFQRERGFDPLESVNSAVLGAHRGHWAAAELMRRLLDRDDGDSAPMESGPRLVSEFLIELGLRYSDEEVRIAPPGRDPIHVLPRRALYPYSWEEAPDRTRIGPDTFAVHHWDGSWVAAWKASRIPRR, from the coding sequence ATGTCGTTGATCCCCGCGCGCCTGCATTACTGCTGGTTTGGTCGCAACGCCGAGCCACACCGCGAGTTGCGTGCCGGATGGCGGGCGCTGCATCCCGGCGCCGAGATTGTCCGCTGGGACGAGAGCAACGCACCCGTTGATCATCCATATCTTGCCGCCGTCCTTCAGCGAGGCCGCTACTCGAAGGCGGCGGACTTCATGCGGCTGTGGCTGATGATTCATCACGGCGGCATCTATCTGGACACCGATGTGGAGTGCTTGCGGAGCCTGGAGCCGCTGCGGACGCGCGCCTTCTTCGTCGGGTTCCAGCGAGAGCGTGGCTTCGATCCGCTCGAGTCGGTGAACTCGGCCGTGCTGGGGGCGCACCGTGGGCACTGGGCCGCCGCCGAGCTCATGCGCCGGTTGCTCGATCGCGACGATGGCGACTCGGCACCGATGGAGTCGGGCCCGCGGTTGGTCAGCGAGTTCCTTATTGAACTGGGCCTGAGATACTCCGACGAGGAAGTGCGCATCGCACCTCCTGGTCGCGATCCGATCCACGTCCTGCCTCGACGTGCGCTCTACCCATACTCCTGGGAAGAGGCGCCCGACCGGACGCGAATCGGACCAGACACCTTCGCGGTGCACCACTGGGACGGGAGCTGGGTAGCGGCCTGGAAGGCGTCCCGTATCCCCAGGCGCTAG
- a CDS encoding sulfotransferase, whose translation MADSAMPRAPGVPETNFVILGHPRSGSTLLLNALREHPGLRVYGELFQEELEERRNGFGAADGVYEPSMDGASFLAERIFRRRDDPDLLAVGFKLFYLQAREPQARSAWRYLLNRTDVRIIHLTRDNALDTFVSLSEAEASGRWHVEIDEAIPTSEPIRIDPERCLAFLDAIYAYREWARRAFWAHEALELSYERLHADFSAALFDVQSFLGVPPVPLPALLRKQGVRPLSARITNFAEITELLRRTVHAPRES comes from the coding sequence ATGGCGGATAGCGCAATGCCTCGCGCGCCCGGTGTTCCCGAGACGAATTTCGTGATCCTCGGACACCCCCGCAGCGGCTCCACGCTCCTGCTGAACGCGCTCCGGGAGCACCCGGGATTGCGCGTCTACGGCGAGCTCTTCCAGGAGGAACTGGAGGAGCGCCGGAACGGATTCGGTGCCGCAGACGGGGTGTACGAGCCCAGTATGGACGGTGCCTCGTTTCTGGCGGAAAGGATCTTCCGGAGGCGGGATGATCCCGATCTCCTCGCCGTCGGGTTCAAGCTATTCTATCTCCAGGCACGCGAACCGCAGGCGCGCAGTGCGTGGCGCTATCTACTCAATCGAACCGACGTCCGCATAATTCACCTCACCCGCGACAACGCACTGGACACGTTCGTCTCGTTGAGCGAAGCCGAGGCAAGTGGGCGGTGGCACGTCGAGATCGACGAGGCGATCCCCACCAGTGAGCCGATCCGCATCGACCCGGAGCGGTGTCTTGCGTTTCTCGATGCAATTTACGCTTACCGCGAATGGGCGAGGCGCGCCTTCTGGGCGCATGAAGCCCTCGAACTGTCGTACGAGCGTTTGCACGCGGACTTCAGCGCGGCGCTGTTCGACGTCCAGAGCTTCCTCGGAGTGCCTCCGGTGCCGCTGCCGGCGCTGCTTCGCAAGCAGGGCGTCCGCCCCCTCAGCGCACGAATCACCAACTTCGCGGAGATCACCGAACTGCTGCGACGCACGGTCCACGCGCCACGGGAGTCCTAG
- a CDS encoding SPASM domain-containing protein has product MPSMLAKRHFVVLASGRSGSTLLVESLRQAGVSAFGELLHDDAVVRVDHAYGAVNVYRDGEDGAGYLRGFYQQGSEPRGFKLFYEQARTGPAATTWDFIHEHAEIAVIHLVRRDLLACWVSFEVARRTGVWLRRPHETSPHALPSFEVNADELARFFDRIVAQRAWVRQALHRRAFLEIRYEEGLRDRFDDTLGRVLDHLGAGGGAPPRAPLARRSDVPPERQISNFEELRDRFRHTPHEEYFERPYLSGRSAHPGFCPRPFEFLGIDAKGKLRVCCEDWLPTPIGDVRSGSPKQQWNSPMAVEIRESILDGSYRFCDKKQCPDLVKGSLLPVSALKQERHRQWVRDGRTMLEELPHTLSLGYDPTCNLKCATCRSDFIVLKGSAFDRAAAIQKVVLSEFLPTAHCAIITGHGDAIASRLYRDFLRSLDASKFPGLRILLMTNGLALDRLMWESFRAAHPAIAGVSISVDAATPKTYAINRGGNFQKLLRNLRFLGELHRCGELGFLELSFVVQANNFREMPSFVELAREVGCATVLFMKLIHWPGTFGEAECAKRSVHEPTHPLHDDFLRVLENPILREPEVDLSNLSDLRPLKPQEEPHGG; this is encoded by the coding sequence ATGCCGTCGATGCTGGCAAAACGGCACTTTGTGGTCCTCGCTAGCGGCCGCTCTGGGTCGACGCTGCTCGTCGAATCTCTCCGCCAAGCTGGGGTGTCGGCGTTCGGCGAGCTTCTGCACGACGACGCAGTGGTCCGCGTGGACCATGCCTACGGCGCGGTGAACGTATATCGTGACGGCGAGGACGGCGCCGGCTACCTGCGAGGCTTCTACCAGCAGGGGAGTGAGCCGCGCGGCTTCAAACTCTTCTACGAGCAGGCGCGGACGGGGCCGGCGGCGACGACGTGGGACTTCATCCACGAGCACGCAGAGATCGCGGTCATCCACCTCGTCCGCCGCGACCTGTTGGCCTGCTGGGTCTCGTTCGAGGTCGCCCGGCGCACCGGTGTATGGCTTCGGAGGCCCCACGAAACTTCACCGCACGCCTTGCCTTCCTTCGAGGTCAATGCGGACGAACTGGCCCGGTTCTTTGATCGCATTGTGGCCCAGCGGGCGTGGGTCCGCCAGGCACTCCACCGTCGCGCATTCCTCGAGATCCGTTACGAGGAAGGGCTCCGCGATCGGTTCGATGACACGTTGGGTCGCGTCCTCGATCACCTCGGCGCGGGCGGCGGCGCTCCGCCGCGCGCACCGTTGGCCCGGAGGTCGGACGTACCGCCCGAACGACAGATCTCGAACTTCGAGGAGCTTCGAGATCGGTTTCGCCACACGCCTCACGAGGAGTACTTTGAACGGCCGTACCTCTCCGGGCGCAGCGCGCATCCTGGCTTCTGCCCGCGCCCGTTCGAGTTCCTCGGCATCGACGCCAAAGGCAAGCTCCGCGTCTGTTGCGAAGACTGGCTGCCCACTCCCATCGGAGATGTGCGCTCCGGCAGCCCGAAGCAGCAGTGGAATTCGCCGATGGCGGTCGAGATCCGGGAGTCAATCCTCGATGGCAGCTACCGGTTCTGCGACAAGAAGCAGTGCCCCGACCTAGTGAAGGGATCGCTTCTGCCCGTCTCTGCGTTGAAGCAAGAGCGGCATCGGCAATGGGTGCGTGACGGACGGACGATGCTCGAAGAGCTGCCGCACACATTGAGCCTCGGGTACGACCCGACCTGCAATCTGAAGTGTGCGACGTGTCGCAGCGACTTCATCGTCCTCAAAGGCTCGGCCTTCGACCGTGCCGCCGCGATCCAGAAAGTCGTGCTTTCGGAGTTCTTGCCGACGGCACACTGCGCGATCATCACCGGCCACGGAGACGCGATTGCCAGCCGGCTCTACCGTGACTTCCTGCGGAGCCTCGACGCCTCGAAGTTTCCCGGGCTCCGCATCCTACTCATGACCAATGGGCTCGCGCTCGACCGGCTCATGTGGGAATCGTTTCGGGCCGCGCACCCTGCGATTGCGGGCGTCTCGATCTCGGTCGATGCCGCCACACCCAAGACGTACGCAATCAACCGAGGTGGGAACTTCCAGAAGTTGCTGCGAAACCTCCGGTTCCTTGGTGAGCTTCACCGCTGCGGAGAGCTGGGATTCCTCGAGCTCAGCTTCGTCGTCCAGGCGAACAACTTCCGCGAGATGCCGTCCTTCGTGGAGCTCGCGCGCGAAGTCGGGTGCGCGACCGTGCTATTCATGAAGCTGATCCATTGGCCGGGTACGTTCGGGGAAGCTGAGTGCGCGAAGCGCTCGGTCCACGAGCCGACGCATCCACTGCACGACGACTTCCTGCGGGTTCTCGAGAATCCAATCCTCCGCGAGCCCGAGGTCGACCTCAGCAACCTCTCTGATCTCCGTCCGCTTAAGCCGCAGGAGGAGCCGCATGGCGGATAG